Within Lolium rigidum isolate FL_2022 chromosome 5, APGP_CSIRO_Lrig_0.1, whole genome shotgun sequence, the genomic segment cggccgccggCGCCACCCGCGGTCCGGGCGGGGCGGTGGTgagacggcggcggaggaggaagatgggaCGCGCGAGCCGGTGCTGCTGGTGTCCGGGATGGGCGGGTCGGTGCTGCACGCGCGCCGCAGGTCCGACCCCAAGTTCGACCACCGCGCCTGGGTGCGCGTCCTCCTCGCCGACACCGACTTCAAGAAGTACCTCTGGTCGCGCTACAACGCCGACACCGGTGAGTGCTCTCCAGGTGCTCGGCGAAACGTTTAATTGCCCCCGGTTCGGTCGTCGTCTGACGCGTGCGTGCGTGCTCCGTCGGGCGCAGGGTACGTGGAGTCGCTGGACGACGACGTGGAGATCGTGGTCCCGGAGGACGACCACGGCCTGTTCGCCATCGACGTCCTCGACCCTTCCTGGGTGAGTGAGTGAGCTTCTGCGCGTTACTTTACCGAATGCAGTTGATAAGCAGATCTTTTTCGTGCGTGCGTTCGATGAATGGTGCATTGGCCAAGGGGGGTTAGATTTTGCCCCTTTCCTTGAGGAGCATGGCCCTTTCCTTGAAAATGGGAGAAGAGGAAACGGACACGTAGAGATAGAGGAACAATCGATGGTTATTGGTGGCGCCGGATGAAAAGCTTTCTTTGTCCTTTGGCTTGCTAGTGCCCCTGGAGAATGGATTACGGAATAAGGACAAGCATTTTAGTAGATATGGTTGCGGACACGCAAGGATAGAAAAACGAAATCGGGTTTATGTGGACAACTGTTGCTTACCAGTAACTACCACTATAATATAGTCCATCAAATTTataattttattttcttattaGTTCTAAGGCATGAAGCCCTGCTTTGGCTCATGAAGTGTTCAAGAAAATTTCCTAAAGAAAGTGAGGAATTAGGGAGCTAATACTACTGGTTTTAGTGTTCTGTGTGCTTAAAATAGAGCACCGATATGGTGATAATACATGTTAGGTTGCTAACATGCTTGCATGCCATGTCTACGAGATTTGTGTTAGAACAATTAAGCCGTAAGTGAAAGTGATGCTGATGCTGCTTAGTTGCTCTTGGTACTTAAACATTTTGACATTCATTTCATTTTCGGGTGGAATTCCTTCCGTATTAAATTAGGAAATAGAAGTAAAAGGGAACTTAGCTGTTGGTACCTAATGGTTTCACTTAAGTTGTACAAAATTCATAAGAGAATCTTTACTTCCAGAAGATGGGAGAAGAGGAAATGGACACATAGAGATAGAGGAACAAGTGATGGTTATTGGTGCCGTATGAAAAGCTTTTTTTTGTCCTTTGACTTGCTAGTGCTCCTGGAGAATGGGTAACTGAATAAGGACAAGAATTTGGTAGATATGGTTGCTTTTAGGTTGTGGACACGTAAGGAtagaaaaacaaaattggatTTATGTGGACAATGTTGTTATTAGTTACCACTAACAGGACATAATACTGGGCCATAGCTAATATAGTCCATCACATTTATAATTTTATTTTCTTAACTCTTAAGGCACGAAGTGATAAATTGGCTCATGAAGTGTTCAAACAAATTTCCCAAATAAAACACGTGAGCTATGCAGTATATATGAGGAATTAGGGGGCTAAAACTTGTGTTGGTGTATTGGTAGCTGAAAATGGACCATTGGGACAGTGAGAATACATGCTAAGTTGCTAACATGCTTGGGTGTCATGTTGATGAGATTTCGTTTGAACAAGTAAAGCCTTTGGTGAAAGTGATGCTAATTCTAAATAATTGCTCTTGGtacttaatttttttttacattcATTTAATTTCCAGATGGAACTGCTTCCCTCTTAGGTGAAAAAGgggacatttttttatttttacaaaTTTGACAAAAATGTTACTTCCAAAAAATATAGCATCTTATCTATTGATGCCGAATGATTTCACTTTCCAGAATTCATGGGATAGATAAACTCTTCAGGGTATTTAATCATGTTGTTCAAAACAATATTAAGAGGTGAATCACCTAACTCTTTGTCCCAAAGAGCATATATTTTGTTCTCTGATTTGTGCTCCATCTCTTTTGACTTCAGTTTGTAGAGCTACTCCATCTGACTATGGTGTATCATTTCCATGATATGATTGATATGCTCATTGACTGTGGATATGAGAAAGGAACAACACTATTTGGATATGGGTATGATTTTCGTCAAAGCAACAGGTACAATCCTCTAACTCAATCTTTAAGTGGGTTCTTTTGCATTCTGTAATCAGTAGCATCAATAAACGAATGGCTTAGCCTAAAACATTTTACTGTTGTGCAAGCACAAGGTGCTGTAACAATGGTTTTATCTGGCAGGATAGACAAAGCACTGGCTGGTTTGAGAGCAAAACTTGAGACAGCTTATAAGGCCTCTGGTGGAAAAAAAGTTAACATAATCTCACATTCTATGGGAGGATTGCTAGTGCGCTGTTTCATGTCCATGAATCATGATGTGAGTTGTCTTCTTTGATATGCCATGTTGCCTATGCAACCGAAATTCGGTTCTCAAACCTTCCCTTTTTGTTATTTCCTAGGTATTTGCAAAGTATGTCAATAAATGGATTTGCATTGCTTGTCCATTTCAAGGTAATGCACTTTCAATCAATTGATGTAGACTGCCACTGGTGACCTATGATAGAATGCACTTCTTATGTTAGTTCTCATTTCTTGGCAGGTGCCCCAGGATgcataaatgattctctacttacTGGACTGCAGTTTGTTTATGGTTTTGAAAGTTTCTTTTTTGTATCTCGATGGACAATGCACCAACTGGTAATTTCTTGACCATGTTGAAACTAAGCTTCGTGAACTTGTCAATGTTTTCTACTGTACACTTGTTATTCCATGCCATCTAATACTAATAATCTCCATCTCTTCTCTCTTTGTAGCTTGTTGAGTGCCCATCAATCTACGAAATGCTGCCAAATCCAAACTTCAAGTGGAAGGAAAAGCCAATCGTTCAGGTTTGGCGAAAGAATCCTGACAAGGATGGAACAGCGGACCTAGTTCTCTATGAAGCAACTGAGTGTGTTTCTCTGTTTGAAGAAGCTTTACAGAATAATGAGGTATCCATACTCACCCTGTACATGCTTTTGATGTAATAATGTCGTTTGTATTTGTTCGTGGTGCATAAGGGACTCACAAGCTCATCTACTGGATACAGAAAACATGTAGATAGAGCACATGAAAACTGCATGAAAATTGTCCAGTACATTAATTTCACAGTGTACATTATTTGTGGATTCCATTACTTCTTTACTTTGATAGTTAGGGCAGTGTCCAGTACAAAGGAGTtcattgttttattgtttgtaggTAGGGGCAGTGCACCAGCTGAGACTATGAGCTTCATACGTCCTAACTGCTATGCTGTTGCCTCTTGATTGTTATGCTGTGTGCAACCTAAAAAAATTAATGAACTATTTAGACATTATCACTTTTCCTTGTATAATtgccaaaacaacttttccttgCATTAAAGTGTTTGAAAATTGTGGAAGTTGACCCGACTCTTGCATAAAGCTTCGTATAGTGGTTTAATGACTTTGTTGGCTCCTGGTCAGCTACTTGCTTGATACTTCATTCTATTCTTTCATCTGTAGCTTAAGTATAATGGGAAGACAATTGCAGTACCATTCAATATGGCCATCTTCAAATGGGCTACTGAGACTCGTCGTATTCTCGAAAATGCTAAACTACCAGATACCGTGAGTTTTTATAGCATATATGGAACATCTTATGAAACACCATATGATGTCTGGTAAGTATTA encodes:
- the LOC124654177 gene encoding phospholipase A(1) LCAT3, translated to MLGAVLRIRLRVLRRHLRLRLRGRRRHPRSGRGGGETAAEEEDGTREPVLLVSGMGGSVLHARRRSDPKFDHRAWVRVLLADTDFKKYLWSRYNADTGYVESLDDDVEIVVPEDDHGLFAIDVLDPSWFVELLHLTMVYHFHDMIDMLIDCGYEKGTTLFGYGYDFRQSNRIDKALAGLRAKLETAYKASGGKKVNIISHSMGGLLVRCFMSMNHDVFAKYVNKWICIACPFQGAPGCINDSLLTGLQFVYGFESFFFVSRWTMHQLLVECPSIYEMLPNPNFKWKEKPIVQVWRKNPDKDGTADLVLYEATECVSLFEEALQNNELKYNGKTIAVPFNMAIFKWATETRRILENAKLPDTVSFYSIYGTSYETPYDVCYGTESSPIGDLSEVCRTVPAYTYVDGDCTVPVESAMADGFAAKERVGIRADHRGLLCDENVLELLKKWLGASEKMQHRVSKSRVMAFS